A window of the Chloroflexus sp. Y-396-1 genome harbors these coding sequences:
- a CDS encoding response regulator yields MTYRIVVVARANPVLRSLPGALSGDAEVQIFESANDALWSISTEPPDVVLSEIELDEMSGLDLAEIVPNFDPQTRVILWGNRLSNADRDRAQTAGVAKLLTGELNLDIVRTTIRGVLDAPASSPAPTPSPSPAVVTEGVREAIPMTDVEPSPTEKSETIRSSSSAEQAPRRQFTPARVVLPSRAEREAAERAAREAAEREAAERAAREAAEREAAERAAREPSPARGGLAARSRAAAERRGQASASPPQAATPTGWRSDGGHLIVTEQNIAAIRSIMSQLGQDLGTQSIMLTDRAGMILVETGDKGNLPLMVVLPLLSTGFSTTGEVARQLREEDATSVYIHEGVNIDLYCFDVAQRFLLVLIFNKRVASSKIGAVWVNAKRAIRELREALAR; encoded by the coding sequence ATGACTTATCGTATCGTCGTGGTCGCCCGCGCTAACCCGGTTCTCCGTAGTTTACCAGGAGCGCTGAGCGGCGACGCTGAAGTACAAATCTTTGAATCGGCAAATGATGCGTTGTGGTCGATCAGCACCGAACCACCCGATGTCGTCCTGAGTGAGATCGAACTTGATGAAATGAGTGGGCTTGATTTGGCCGAAATTGTGCCGAATTTTGATCCACAGACACGAGTCATTCTTTGGGGGAACAGATTGAGTAACGCTGACCGCGATCGCGCACAAACGGCCGGCGTCGCAAAATTGTTGACCGGCGAACTCAATCTCGATATTGTGCGCACGACGATTCGTGGGGTGCTCGACGCGCCAGCCTCATCTCCTGCCCCTACTCCATCACCCTCCCCAGCGGTCGTTACGGAGGGAGTACGCGAGGCGATACCGATGACTGACGTGGAACCATCACCAACAGAAAAGAGCGAGACGATACGGTCGTCATCGTCAGCAGAACAGGCACCGCGCCGACAGTTCACACCGGCACGTGTCGTCCTTCCCTCACGGGCCGAGCGCGAAGCCGCTGAACGTGCCGCCCGTGAAGCCGCCGAGCGCGAAGCCGCTGAACGTGCCGCCCGTGAAGCCGCCGAGCGCGAAGCCGCTGAACGTGCCGCCCGTGAACCATCGCCCGCACGCGGTGGGCTGGCAGCCCGCTCACGTGCCGCTGCTGAACGTCGAGGTCAGGCATCAGCATCACCCCCCCAGGCTGCTACACCGACCGGTTGGCGAAGTGACGGCGGACACCTAATTGTTACCGAGCAAAATATTGCTGCGATTCGCAGCATCATGAGTCAGTTGGGGCAAGACCTCGGCACACAGAGTATTATGTTAACTGATCGCGCCGGGATGATCCTGGTTGAAACCGGAGACAAGGGTAACCTGCCGCTCATGGTTGTTCTTCCCCTGCTTTCAACCGGTTTTTCAACCACCGGCGAAGTCGCCCGCCAGCTTCGGGAAGAAGATGCAACCAGCGTCTACATCCACGAAGGGGTAAATATTGACCTCTACTGTTTCGATGTGGCACAGCGGTTTCTCCTTGTGTTGATCTTCAACAAGCGCGTAGCCAGCTCAAAGATCGGAGCAGTATGGGTCAACGCCAAACGGGCGATTCGAGAACTTCGCGAGGCCCTAGCCCGATAG
- a CDS encoding L,D-transpeptidase produces the protein MSAPLRPLSPQLSLIWLLGWSFLIAIVASQMNLVAARPNNLQHLPVVRTVYFPQTGHHLSNRVGFLNFWRANGQLHTFGMPISEELVIDGRIVQYFERARFEYHPEYAKTSQQVQLGLIGREWLVHHSLNLPPNGHPDTGAFFPETGYSLQGEFLEFWQRYGGLPIFGFPLSEQIDENGTLVQYFERARFRYHSEALSPFLRQQQAIYGLDLDSLFEVTIDNLGRELASLHGINTAPVARLPGAVDWSPSLWSRRIEVDLSRQYLFAYEDELLVFSAPVATGRDGFNTPRGDFAIYYRLPEQTMTGCLGGECWYVPNIPWVQYVVGGVALHGTYWHNAHGSGVRMSHGCINLRIDDAQWLYEWADLGVPVKIY, from the coding sequence ATGTCTGCTCCTCTCCGCCCATTATCTCCTCAATTATCGCTCATCTGGCTGCTCGGATGGAGCTTCCTGATCGCAATTGTTGCCTCGCAGATGAATCTGGTTGCTGCACGACCGAATAATCTGCAACACCTCCCGGTTGTGCGTACCGTCTACTTCCCACAAACCGGTCATCACCTCTCGAATCGCGTGGGTTTCCTTAACTTCTGGCGGGCAAACGGTCAACTGCATACCTTCGGTATGCCGATCAGTGAAGAACTGGTTATCGATGGGCGAATTGTGCAATACTTCGAGCGTGCCCGTTTCGAGTATCATCCTGAGTATGCCAAAACATCGCAGCAGGTGCAACTTGGGCTGATCGGTCGTGAATGGCTGGTACACCATTCGCTAAACCTGCCACCAAACGGTCATCCTGATACCGGTGCGTTTTTTCCTGAAACCGGTTATTCACTTCAAGGTGAATTTCTCGAGTTCTGGCAACGCTACGGTGGCCTCCCGATCTTTGGCTTCCCGCTGAGTGAGCAGATTGACGAAAACGGTACGCTCGTCCAATATTTCGAGCGTGCCCGCTTCCGCTATCATTCAGAAGCGCTTTCTCCCTTCCTCCGCCAACAACAGGCGATCTACGGTTTAGACCTCGACAGCCTTTTCGAGGTGACAATCGATAATCTCGGACGTGAACTTGCCTCTTTACATGGGATTAACACTGCACCGGTAGCGCGTCTACCTGGTGCTGTCGATTGGAGTCCTAGCTTATGGTCACGTCGCATTGAAGTCGATCTCTCCCGCCAATACCTTTTTGCCTACGAAGATGAGCTGCTGGTCTTTTCCGCACCGGTTGCCACCGGTCGCGACGGCTTTAATACACCACGTGGTGACTTTGCTATTTACTACCGCTTACCCGAACAGACAATGACCGGTTGTCTCGGTGGGGAATGCTGGTATGTACCCAACATTCCGTGGGTACAGTATGTCGTAGGCGGGGTAGCGCTGCACGGCACCTACTGGCATAACGCTCACGGGAGCGGGGTACGAATGTCGCATGGGTGTATCAATTTACGAATTGACGACGCTCAATGGCTCTACGAATGGGCAGACCTCGGTGTTCCGGTCAAGATTTATTGA
- a CDS encoding NADH:flavin oxidoreductase — MADLFTPLQVAGRQLRNRIVMAPAPSGLAGRDGFCHSALVSYYERRAMGGVGMIITESMLIEEPLTPTAHLGIWHDCYLPALRRLTAAAHAFGSRIVFLLEMPLGTSTLHDLVESYLQAAWRALASGADGVFISIADQGELAAIVAAGCQNDKRVQPPIAERIQPVLTILEQIRLRFGRRLWVGLRMPVAELVPGGLTHQDARIIARRAVAAGAQFLDVTLNRYTPDVARFPGWTIPLIMGIRRIASEAIVIGSGQLSDPWLADAVIREGSVDLVMLCTALRLLPEWPQLARRALWSANAK; from the coding sequence ATGGCAGATCTCTTCACCCCGCTCCAGGTAGCCGGTCGGCAATTACGCAATCGCATCGTGATGGCGCCGGCGCCCAGCGGTCTGGCTGGCCGTGATGGATTCTGCCATAGTGCATTGGTCAGTTACTACGAGCGGCGAGCTATGGGTGGCGTGGGTATGATTATCACCGAGTCAATGCTTATCGAGGAACCACTCACACCGACGGCGCATCTTGGTATCTGGCATGATTGCTATCTGCCCGCGTTACGCCGTCTCACCGCAGCGGCTCACGCCTTTGGTAGTCGAATCGTCTTTTTGCTGGAAATGCCGCTGGGGACATCGACTCTGCACGATCTGGTCGAAAGTTATCTTCAGGCCGCTTGGCGAGCTTTAGCTTCCGGTGCTGATGGGGTCTTTATCTCGATTGCCGATCAGGGGGAATTGGCAGCCATCGTTGCAGCAGGATGTCAGAACGACAAGCGTGTGCAACCGCCGATTGCTGAACGGATTCAGCCGGTGTTGACGATTCTTGAGCAGATACGTCTCCGTTTTGGCCGTCGGCTTTGGGTTGGTTTACGCATGCCGGTGGCCGAGTTGGTACCGGGTGGTTTGACGCATCAGGATGCACGAATAATTGCCCGGCGAGCCGTTGCTGCGGGGGCGCAATTTCTGGATGTCACGCTCAACCGCTACACTCCCGATGTCGCTCGTTTTCCAGGTTGGACAATCCCGCTAATAATGGGAATTCGGCGCATTGCCAGCGAAGCCATCGTGATCGGTTCAGGTCAGTTGAGCGACCCATGGCTGGCTGATGCAGTAATCCGGGAAGGAAGTGTCGATCTGGTCATGCTTTGCACGGCGTTACGTCTACTCCCTGAATGGCCGCAACTGGCGCGCCGGGCATTGTGGTCAGCTAACGCAAAATGA
- a CDS encoding sodium ion-translocating decarboxylase subunit beta: MEWLIGFFEASGIAHLAWGNLLMIVVGCVFVYLAIARGFEPLLLVPIGFGIILGNMPFEPGMGQGVYDQGSVLNYIYFGVITGIFPPLIFLGIGAMTDFSALIAQPRLILLGAAAQLGIFFTLIMAIVLGQYFPFLDLADPNDPLRLLRAAAAIGIIGGADGPTAIFIASRLAPDLLGTIAVSAYSYMALVPVIQPPIMYLLTSREERLIRMPPPAEISRTQRILFPIIGLIVCVLIVPDTLPLLGMLFFGNLLKESGVTERLARTARSALIDSVTIMLGLTVGASTQASNFLTPRSIAVFALGACAFAISTAGGILFAKLYNLFTRNKINPLIGAAGVSAVPMSARVAHTVAQAEDPQNFLIWQAMCPNVAGVIGSAVAAGVLLVILR, encoded by the coding sequence ATGGAATGGCTTATCGGCTTTTTTGAAGCAAGCGGGATCGCCCATCTGGCATGGGGGAACCTGCTCATGATCGTCGTCGGATGCGTGTTCGTCTATCTTGCCATTGCCCGCGGATTCGAGCCACTGCTGCTGGTACCGATCGGCTTCGGTATCATTCTTGGCAACATGCCTTTTGAGCCGGGTATGGGGCAGGGGGTCTACGATCAGGGCAGCGTCTTGAATTATATCTACTTCGGAGTGATCACCGGTATTTTCCCTCCCCTCATCTTCCTTGGCATTGGGGCAATGACCGACTTCTCGGCACTGATTGCCCAGCCTCGTTTGATCCTGCTCGGTGCTGCGGCGCAACTCGGTATCTTCTTCACCCTCATAATGGCCATCGTGCTCGGTCAGTATTTCCCATTTCTCGATTTGGCTGACCCCAACGATCCACTCCGCCTGCTTCGGGCCGCAGCCGCGATTGGCATTATCGGCGGGGCTGATGGACCAACGGCTATTTTTATCGCCTCTCGTCTTGCGCCTGATCTTCTCGGCACCATTGCCGTTTCTGCCTACTCGTACATGGCACTGGTGCCGGTTATTCAACCACCCATCATGTACTTATTGACCAGCCGCGAAGAACGGCTCATTCGGATGCCGCCACCAGCCGAGATTAGCCGAACGCAGCGTATCCTGTTTCCAATCATAGGTTTGATTGTGTGCGTATTGATCGTTCCCGATACGTTACCTCTACTCGGAATGCTCTTCTTTGGCAATTTGCTTAAGGAGAGTGGTGTCACCGAACGACTTGCCCGAACCGCACGCAGTGCCTTGATCGATAGTGTGACCATTATGCTCGGCTTGACGGTTGGGGCCAGCACGCAAGCCAGTAACTTTCTCACTCCCCGCTCAATCGCCGTCTTTGCACTTGGCGCCTGCGCTTTCGCTATTTCCACTGCTGGTGGTATCTTGTTTGCTAAACTGTACAATCTGTTTACCAGGAACAAAATTAACCCGTTGATCGGCGCGGCTGGAGTATCGGCAGTGCCTATGTCGGCGCGAGTGGCCCATACCGTAGCCCAGGCTGAAGACCCGCAAAACTTTTTGATCTGGCAGGCAATGTGTCCGAACGTTGCTGGTGTGATTGGTTCGGCAGTGGCAGCCGGTGTGTTGCTGGTCATTTTGCGTTAG
- a CDS encoding acetyl-CoA carboxylase biotin carboxyl carrier protein subunit, protein MKRLRITVNGVTYEVEVEILQDDEESALHAPTSIQAVPPPRAPAAPAASSSTPPPSSTGPGVLVSPIAGIVAEIKVKVGDQVKENDPLVVIEAMKMNSNVSSPVAGTIRAINVKVGDSVRQGQPLLEFA, encoded by the coding sequence ATGAAACGCCTGCGCATAACAGTAAACGGTGTGACCTACGAGGTCGAGGTCGAGATACTACAAGATGATGAAGAATCGGCGTTGCACGCTCCAACCAGTATCCAGGCCGTACCACCACCGCGTGCTCCGGCTGCGCCTGCAGCTTCATCCAGCACGCCACCACCAAGCTCAACCGGTCCTGGGGTGCTGGTATCACCAATCGCCGGCATTGTCGCCGAAATTAAAGTTAAGGTCGGCGATCAGGTCAAAGAAAACGATCCGTTGGTTGTGATCGAAGCGATGAAGATGAATTCAAACGTCAGTTCACCCGTTGCGGGTACCATTCGTGCGATCAACGTCAAAGTTGGCGACTCGGTGCGTCAGGGTCAACCACTACTGGAGTTTGCCTAA
- a CDS encoding OadG family protein — MIDLTTNPLLIGFQIAITGISIVFVVLTIVAFALSILNRSQGLFQAKTASATKPAVPQRSTSSTTTDQLDPQLIAILTAAAVTALDQPVRILRVRYYRQLAVNWARLGRVSVMAARQLRR; from the coding sequence ATGATTGATCTCACTACTAACCCATTGCTGATTGGCTTTCAAATCGCGATCACGGGAATCAGCATCGTGTTCGTTGTGCTTACCATCGTTGCATTTGCACTGAGTATCCTAAACCGCAGTCAAGGTTTATTCCAGGCAAAAACAGCGAGTGCCACGAAACCGGCCGTACCGCAAAGAAGCACATCTTCAACCACTACCGACCAGCTCGATCCCCAGTTAATTGCGATTCTTACCGCCGCTGCGGTCACGGCTCTTGACCAACCGGTACGTATCTTGCGGGTACGCTACTACCGACAACTGGCAGTGAACTGGGCACGTTTAGGACGGGTCAGTGTGATGGCTGCCCGTCAATTACGTCGGTAG
- a CDS encoding acyl-CoA carboxylase subunit beta yields MTQHEPEATNISSASTRARIEMLRQQRHRLEQGGGPDRIARQHQAGKLTARERIHLLIEPDTFQELFLFSHHRCTAFGMAGKEMPGEGVITGCGSVDGRQVFVAAQDFTVAGGSVGEMHADKICQTMDLALKCGSPFITINDSGGARIQEGIDALSGYGRIFYRNVLLSGVVPQIAIIAGPCAGGAAYSPALMDFIIMVRGSEMFITGPEVLKQVTGEQVTGEELGGPEAQIRSGVAHFIAENDAEAIALCKRLLSFLPSNNLEDPPDRGDGELRFYNDPVLDTMIPDDPREPYDVIPIIKRIVDDGDFLEVQRGFADNAVIGFARIDGSTVGIVANQPTVMAGVLDIDASDKIARFVRFCNAFNIPLITFIDVPGFLPGVAQERGGIIRHGAKMLFAYSAATTPKISIILRKAYGGAYLAMCGKDLGADRVAAWPSAEIAVMGPEAAVNIIYRDQIKQADDPAAARAEFVRLYRAEFASPYVGAGRNLIDSIIVPSETRRYLSLALASLRTKREFRPQKKHGLVPL; encoded by the coding sequence ATGACGCAACATGAGCCAGAAGCAACCAATATATCATCCGCTTCCACTCGTGCCCGCATTGAGATGCTACGTCAGCAGCGACATCGTCTTGAGCAGGGCGGTGGCCCCGACCGCATTGCTCGTCAACACCAGGCCGGTAAACTGACAGCCCGTGAGCGAATTCATCTTCTTATCGAACCAGACACCTTTCAAGAACTGTTCCTCTTTTCCCATCATCGGTGTACGGCGTTTGGCATGGCTGGAAAAGAGATGCCCGGCGAAGGGGTGATTACCGGTTGTGGCAGTGTCGATGGGCGACAGGTCTTTGTCGCCGCACAAGATTTTACCGTCGCCGGCGGATCGGTCGGTGAAATGCACGCCGACAAAATCTGTCAGACGATGGATTTAGCCTTAAAGTGCGGATCGCCGTTCATCACAATTAACGATAGCGGGGGAGCACGTATTCAGGAAGGGATTGATGCCCTGAGTGGTTATGGTCGCATCTTCTACCGTAATGTGTTGCTCTCTGGAGTTGTGCCTCAGATCGCGATTATTGCCGGGCCATGTGCCGGCGGCGCTGCGTATTCACCAGCCCTGATGGATTTCATCATTATGGTACGGGGCAGTGAGATGTTTATTACCGGTCCTGAAGTGCTCAAGCAGGTTACGGGAGAACAGGTAACCGGTGAAGAGCTTGGTGGACCGGAAGCTCAGATCCGAAGCGGAGTTGCGCACTTTATCGCTGAAAATGATGCCGAGGCGATTGCGCTTTGTAAGCGTTTATTGAGCTTTTTGCCATCGAACAATCTCGAAGACCCACCTGATCGTGGTGATGGTGAACTGCGCTTTTACAATGATCCCGTTCTCGACACCATGATCCCCGATGATCCGCGTGAGCCTTACGATGTTATCCCGATCATCAAACGAATTGTCGATGACGGTGATTTTCTCGAAGTACAACGCGGTTTTGCCGATAATGCCGTGATCGGCTTCGCTCGTATCGATGGCAGTACGGTAGGAATCGTTGCCAATCAGCCCACCGTCATGGCCGGCGTCCTCGACATCGATGCCTCTGACAAGATTGCACGCTTCGTTCGGTTCTGCAACGCTTTCAATATTCCACTCATTACCTTTATTGACGTGCCCGGTTTCCTGCCGGGTGTGGCCCAGGAGCGTGGTGGCATTATTCGCCACGGTGCGAAGATGTTGTTTGCTTACTCGGCAGCGACAACGCCGAAAATCTCCATTATTCTACGCAAGGCTTACGGTGGTGCGTATCTGGCGATGTGTGGGAAAGACTTGGGCGCTGACCGGGTGGCCGCCTGGCCGAGTGCTGAGATTGCCGTCATGGGACCGGAAGCAGCGGTTAATATTATCTACCGTGACCAGATTAAGCAGGCCGATGATCCCGCAGCGGCACGGGCCGAGTTCGTTAGACTGTACCGCGCCGAATTTGCTTCACCCTACGTTGGCGCCGGTCGCAATCTGATCGATAGCATCATTGTACCGAGTGAGACCCGTCGCTATCTCAGTCTGGCACTGGCATCACTGCGTACCAAACGTGAGTTCCGTCCACAGAAGAAGCACGGGCTGGTGCCACTATAG
- the adhP gene encoding alcohol dehydrogenase AdhP: protein MTRTMKAAVVHAFHQPLVIEEVPVPEPGPGQIVVKVEASGVCHTDLHAAEGDWPVKPKLPLIPGHEAVGYVAAVGSGVKNVKEGDRVGVPWLHTACGHCEYCLDGWETLCTQQKNTGYSVDGGYAEYVLADPNYVGHLPDSVSFTEIAPVLCAGVTVYKGIKATDVRPGQWIVISGIGGLGHMAVQYAKAMGMNVVAVDITDEKLQFARQLGADLTVNASTEDPGERIQREIGGAHGVLVTAVSRKAFEQSLSMVRRGGTIAFNGLPPGEFPVSIFDVVLRGITLRGSIVGTRLDLQESLAFAGAGKVRAKVRVEPLEKINQVFAEMKEGKIEGRVVLTM from the coding sequence ATGACCAGGACAATGAAAGCGGCGGTCGTACACGCCTTCCATCAACCTCTCGTCATCGAGGAGGTACCAGTACCGGAACCGGGACCCGGGCAAATTGTTGTCAAGGTTGAAGCATCAGGAGTCTGCCATACTGATCTCCACGCCGCCGAAGGTGACTGGCCGGTGAAGCCGAAACTGCCCTTGATTCCAGGTCACGAAGCAGTGGGGTATGTTGCAGCCGTAGGTAGTGGAGTGAAGAACGTCAAGGAAGGTGATCGGGTTGGCGTTCCCTGGTTACACACCGCGTGTGGTCACTGCGAATATTGTCTCGATGGGTGGGAGACACTCTGTACACAACAGAAAAATACCGGCTACTCTGTCGATGGAGGGTATGCCGAATACGTCCTGGCTGATCCAAACTACGTTGGTCATTTACCAGACAGTGTCAGCTTCACCGAGATTGCCCCTGTTCTTTGCGCTGGGGTTACGGTATACAAAGGGATCAAAGCAACCGATGTTCGTCCTGGTCAGTGGATTGTTATCTCTGGTATCGGTGGTCTTGGTCATATGGCTGTGCAGTACGCCAAAGCGATGGGTATGAATGTCGTAGCAGTTGATATTACCGATGAAAAGCTGCAATTTGCCCGTCAACTCGGTGCTGATTTGACGGTTAACGCATCGACAGAAGATCCGGGCGAGCGCATTCAGCGCGAAATCGGCGGTGCTCACGGGGTGCTGGTAACAGCGGTATCGCGTAAGGCATTCGAGCAGAGCCTGAGTATGGTACGGCGCGGTGGTACCATCGCCTTCAACGGCTTACCTCCTGGTGAATTTCCGGTATCAATCTTCGATGTTGTGCTAAGAGGAATTACGTTACGCGGTTCAATTGTCGGTACCCGCCTCGATCTCCAAGAGTCACTTGCTTTTGCCGGCGCTGGGAAGGTACGGGCAAAGGTTCGTGTCGAACCGCTTGAGAAGATCAATCAGGTGTTTGCAGAAATGAAGGAGGGTAAGATTGAAGGGAGAGTCGTGCTTACGATGTAG
- a CDS encoding PD40 domain-containing protein, translated as MNRLIPYLLFVLVCGLISIGFGRSSAVFASSFNLSPVRTTSHNHTPAQTTSSNLLQDSGFEQQGVAWEACGNVGLVDAQSEGAEFVYAGRYAIVMGISADGSDCPQLPNNSVPKQILSQSLSIPANARAVTVSFWFRGFAGTSVDIFLARGFYQFDPDLGGVKLGSFSTDQPPGWQLYRTVLTDDRLDLVRGQTLRFSIVIQGDVPVERDAALLIDEVQVVAADLRTAPAPLPPALRGDGSRPLAVIRAEGSNRWLYRMDTDGSNLQLIYRGLLNDVRYPVWSPNGQQIAVADNNTWPWPVRDPDPQNNLSATAITVLNTDGSGSRQLYQTQSQKGSRCPFVALPGQSETPSSIVRVNRLTWMPDGQRLAFTNVGFLTFCDGRISGGRADVYLSPIPPALTPTDVASFAANPSINRNRQLLFESFGNNRTTGIWEADLPSSRENLLIAHRAESQPVWAPDGRRFVVKRDTSSPSEDRSERTQAIVLYDRQNLSNPRMLLFADHGRSIDHVRWSPDGMYLVYTLHRLDGGTDIWWLDVTSGATGPITTDGRALEADWRPGSTLQRVFVPLVTRN; from the coding sequence ATGAACCGTCTCATACCGTATCTTCTCTTCGTGCTGGTCTGTGGACTGATTTCAATTGGGTTTGGTCGCTCTTCTGCGGTTTTTGCATCGTCTTTCAATTTATCACCTGTCAGAACGACATCTCATAACCACACACCTGCCCAAACAACATCGTCAAATCTGCTTCAGGACAGTGGGTTCGAGCAGCAGGGAGTTGCCTGGGAGGCGTGTGGTAACGTTGGTCTGGTTGACGCGCAATCAGAAGGTGCTGAGTTCGTCTACGCTGGCCGCTATGCGATTGTTATGGGAATAAGTGCCGATGGAAGTGATTGTCCTCAGCTTCCCAATAATAGTGTGCCCAAGCAGATTCTGAGTCAGTCACTCAGTATTCCGGCAAATGCACGTGCCGTGACCGTTTCCTTTTGGTTTCGTGGCTTTGCGGGTACAAGTGTCGATATTTTTCTGGCCCGCGGTTTTTATCAGTTTGATCCGGATTTAGGTGGGGTTAAGCTAGGGAGTTTTTCAACCGATCAGCCACCGGGCTGGCAGTTGTATCGCACGGTGTTAACCGATGATCGCCTTGATCTTGTGCGTGGACAAACGTTGCGCTTCTCTATCGTGATACAGGGAGATGTTCCTGTCGAACGAGATGCAGCTCTCCTGATTGATGAGGTACAGGTTGTTGCGGCTGATCTGCGTACAGCCCCTGCACCGTTACCTCCTGCCCTCCGTGGTGATGGGAGCCGTCCGTTAGCAGTGATCCGCGCCGAAGGCTCCAACCGTTGGTTGTACCGCATGGATACTGATGGCAGCAATCTGCAACTCATATATCGTGGCTTACTAAACGATGTTCGCTATCCAGTGTGGTCACCCAATGGTCAACAGATTGCGGTAGCAGACAACAATACCTGGCCCTGGCCTGTTCGTGATCCTGACCCGCAGAATAATCTGAGCGCAACTGCAATTACGGTGTTGAATACCGATGGGAGTGGCAGTAGACAGCTCTATCAAACCCAGAGTCAAAAAGGGTCGCGTTGTCCATTTGTAGCACTGCCAGGACAAAGCGAGACTCCATCCAGCATTGTGCGTGTGAATAGACTGACCTGGATGCCGGACGGACAGCGACTCGCATTTACGAATGTCGGGTTCCTCACTTTCTGTGATGGCCGCATCTCTGGTGGTCGAGCTGACGTGTATCTCTCACCGATACCACCTGCACTTACTCCCACTGACGTGGCCAGTTTTGCTGCGAATCCGAGTATCAATCGCAATCGCCAACTATTGTTCGAGAGCTTTGGGAACAATCGAACGACCGGGATCTGGGAAGCCGACCTACCATCGTCCCGCGAGAATCTTCTGATCGCTCATCGTGCCGAAAGTCAACCGGTTTGGGCACCTGATGGTCGCCGTTTTGTCGTCAAGCGAGATACCAGTAGTCCTTCTGAGGATAGGAGTGAACGTACCCAAGCTATCGTGCTCTATGATCGCCAAAACCTGTCTAATCCGCGCATGCTGTTGTTTGCCGATCATGGGCGCAGTATTGATCATGTGCGCTGGTCTCCTGATGGGATGTATCTGGTTTACACACTTCATCGTCTCGATGGTGGAACGGATATTTGGTGGCTCGATGTTACTAGTGGTGCGACTGGACCAATCACCACCGATGGTCGGGCACTAGAGGCCGACTGGCGACCGGGATCTACGTTGCAGCGTGTCTTCGTTCCACTCGTGACGCGGAATTGA
- a CDS encoding Rieske (2Fe-2S) protein: MRVKIGTSADFPESTLVSVTGDGINILAARINGNVYAVHALCPHLNLSLRNGTLEGHVITCPWHGSKFDMTTGKNLDWVQGIGGFKMPGWSRALIALGREPTPLTTYPVSEENGQVFVELPKRPG; encoded by the coding sequence ATGCGCGTAAAAATCGGCACATCGGCAGACTTCCCTGAATCGACGCTTGTCTCAGTCACCGGTGATGGGATCAACATCCTGGCTGCTCGCATCAATGGTAATGTCTACGCAGTTCACGCACTCTGTCCCCATCTCAATCTCTCGCTCAGAAATGGCACTCTTGAAGGTCATGTTATCACATGCCCATGGCACGGTTCAAAATTTGATATGACGACCGGCAAGAATCTGGACTGGGTACAGGGCATTGGCGGCTTCAAAATGCCAGGCTGGTCACGCGCACTGATCGCTCTAGGGAGAGAACCAACTCCGCTTACTACCTATCCGGTTAGTGAAGAAAATGGTCAGGTCTTCGTCGAGTTACCGAAACGACCAGGGTGA